The genomic window TCGCCAAGAACTTTTTCACCGGATGTCATTTCCCGTTCGTAACCGTAGAGGTTGGCGAAGGACGGTCCGACCAGGACCTTACCGGCTTCGGTGGAGTGACAGCCGACGCAGTTTCGCAGTCTGTACAGTTTTTCACCGTATTGAGCCGGCGGGGTGTCTCCGCGACTGCTGATCTTCTTGATCCACGCGTTGAGGTCTTCTTCGGTTTCATGGACCACCACGTAGGTCTGCATCGCCGAGTGGTCTCTGCCGCAGTATTCAGCGCAGAACAGGTCGTAGAAGCGATAGCCGTCTTCGGTGATTTGGTGACGGTCGTAGTCCCAGGACTCAGCGCCGGATTCCTCGTGAGCGTCCAGGGCGGCCTGCAGTTCTTCATCGCTGACTTTGGGAGTCGCCTGGGTAGCTTCGAACCAAGCCACGTTATAGCGTCCCGGCACGATATCCCGTTTGATGCGGAAGGCCGGCACATAAAAGGCATGCAACACATCGGAGGAACGCATCACCATCTTGGTCGGTTGGTTGACGACCACGTGCAGTTCCGGATGGATGGCACCGTTGCCATAATCCATCGAAAAGCCCCATTTGAAGGCCTTTAGATCGACCTGACGGGCGCCTTCGGGGGGCGTGGCCATATCCAAGAAACCCCAACTGCCGCGGACAAACATGATCACCAGAAAGATACACGGAACCACCGTCCAGGTGATTTCCAACACGTTGTGGTGCGTTACCCGGCTGGTCGCCTTGCCGCTCTTGCCGCCGTGATACTTGTATGGGAACCAGAACATCAGGAACGCCAGCGGAATAAAGAACGCCAGCGAGATCCACAGGATCATGCCGTAGGTGCTGTCGCTTTCCGCCGCGTAGGTTGACGATTGATCGGGAAACCACATTCCCGTCGAGGCAGCATCGGCCAGCAAACTCAAACCATCTAACATTGCCATAAAACCTTATTCGTCCGCTTTGCGCTCAAAGGCGGTGGTTGCTTCGTGTGTATGAGGATCGTCTGTGATCGGCTCGGCCAGCTGGGGCGACTGACGCCGCTTGCCAATCCAATAGGGGGTTAACGCCAGGAGGATCACGCCGATCGTCAACGCGCCTCCTAACCGCATCAATTTCCAAGCTGTGGCCACGTATCGACCGCGATTGGGATCGTAGCTAAAGCACCACATCACAATCACGTCGACCGGTGACCCGATCGTGCCCTCCCCGGCGGCGACCAACGAACGTTTGAGGTCTTCCGGGGGGAAGTCCACCCGCAACGAGTAGCTGCTGATGACCCCTTCGGGGGACACAAAGGCCAGCATCGCCGGGTGGTTGTATTGTTTGGTCTGTTTGTCGTACCGGTACCTAAATCCTAACGTATCGGTGAGTTTTGTGATCGTCGATTGTGACGCCGTGGCGAAATGCCACGCCTCGGCCGCCTGCGGCTGCTTGTTCACCTGATCGGTATATAACTGTTTGGTTTCTCGAATCCGCTCGGTAGCTTCGTCGGGGTCGATGCTGACGGTCAACAACTGAAAGTCGTCGCCCATCTTCAGGTCCACGTCGTTCAGCGACCGCGTCAGGGCGTTCAGCTGAACACTGCACAGCATCGGGCAGTCGCTGTAGTTCAAAGTCACGATCACCGGACGGCGACCGTCAAAGTAGGTTTGTAAGGGAACGGTTTTCCCGGATGCATCCACGACCTCCAGTTCCAGCGGCAAGGTCGTTCCCAGGTGCTGGTCGACGGTGACGCCCTCGGCTTGAGCCGGCACGCCGTCGTTCAACTGTACGTTGTCGGTCGGCTGCGCGGCCGCCGGTGCGGTCAAGCACAGCAGCATACTTGCAGCCATGGCCGCGAAACGTATTGTTGGGAAGTTAGGTTTCACTGGGATCCGTTGATTGGGATTCATGTTTGTTGTCGGAGTCCGACTGGTTGGCAAACTGGGTCATCACCACGTCGACGGGAACCTGAATCTGTCCCGTGTCTTCGTTGACGCCATAGTGATTCAGGGAATCACTCTGGCTGGTGAGCACCGAATTGCCCTGGGTGTACTGACCCTGCTTCAGTTTTTCTTCTTCCTGACGCTCGGCCAGGGCAAAGTACACCACCTGACAGGCCAGGATGGTGATGAACGTCAATGCAGCCGAAAGGATGGCTACCGTAAAAATTTGCCGATTGTTGAGGTCGTCGTAGCTGGCCATGGGGTTTCCTGACTAAATGTTTTCAAAGGCAATCGATTCGACCAGCCGCGGATCGCGGACGGGAATCAAGGGCACATCGGCGGCCAGTTTGAACACGCCACCCAGGTACAAAGCGGTCATGCCGACCCCGCACAGGATCACGCTCAGCATTCCCAATCCACCGCCGGACGGACCCAGCGTTTCAGAGGCTTGCGGCATGATCGACCAGAACAAGTCGATAAAGTGCATCACCAACAGGTAAAGCGACCAACCGAACACCCAGCGGGGACTGCGACGCAGGTTGCGGCTGAGCATCGCCAAAAACGGCAATAGCCAGTGCAGCAGGATCAGGATGATCGAGATCGTGGCCCAACCGTGTTCCTGACGCAGGAAGAACCACTCGGTTTCCTCGGGAATGTTGGCGTACCAGATCAGCATGTACTGGCTGAAGCTGATGTAGGCCCAGAACACGATAAACCCAAAGATCAATTTGCCCAGGTCGTGGTAGTGCTCGACGGTGATTTCGTCTTTAACTTTGCCTTGCGACTGGAACCAGTAGACCAGCACCGTGCAGGCGGCCAGCGAGGACAGCACCGAGCCGGCGAAGATGTACACACCAAACATGGTGCTGAACCACAACGGGGCCAGCGACATAATCCAGTCAAAGGCAGCGATCGAAGCGGTCAGGCCAAACACGATCACGGCCGGTCCGCTCCAGAACTGCATTTTTTCGGTCAGCTTGACTTCGCCCGTCTCGTCTTGACGCTTGCTCATCCCACAGAAGTAGCGAGCCAGCAAGATCCAGGCACCAAAACAGAACACGGCCCGCACGGTGAAGAACAAGGGGTTCAGGTACAAGCTTTTAGCTTCAGCCACTTCCAGCTCGTGAAAGGCTTCGCCACGCCAAGCATACATGGTTTCACCGCCCACCCAGACCGCGATCAGAATGGGGACAAACATCACTGCCAGCAACGGCATGGCGCTGGCCAGCAGTTCGGTCGTCCGCCGCACCGTGGCACTCCAACCGGCTCGCGAGAGGTGCTGGATGATGACAAAAAACAGCGACCCCAAGCTAACCGTGATGCAGAACATAAATGCTGACAAATAAGCCAGCATGGCGTACCGCACACCTTCCTCGGTAGCGGTGCCGATCGCCCAGCCGATCAGCAGGACCAGGCCTCCGCCACCCAATAGCGGCAAGGCCAGATTCGCCATCGACGCCGGCAATTGCAGCGACTCGTGGTCGGGGGCTTTCAGTTTGATAGGTTCAGAGTGGCTCACTTCGGTTCACCAGTTACGTTTTTCTTGATTAGCTGTTTTGCAAGGCTGTCTTGGGTGCATCTTCGGCGGACTTGTTGGCCGCTTCGGCTGCTTTTTGAGCTTCTTCTTCGAGCCGTTGCTTAACGGCTTCCTGCATCGATTTCAATTCACTGCGTTGTCCCTCGGGAACCAAGTCGACCAACGCGTCGGCGTTACGACTTGCCTGCAGGGCACGCAGATACGCCACGATCGCCCAGCGGTCTTCGGCTTTGATCTGAGCTCCGTAGCCGGGCATCTTGCGAATCCCGTGCGTGATCGTGTTGAACAGTTTTCCGTCGGGATACTGTTCCGGTCCCAGATCCACGTTGTACAACTTGGTCGGTGGCACCCAGGTCGGCGACAGAATCTTCTGCGCCCGCTGAGCCACCAGGCCCGAACCGCTGCCGTCGCGGCCATGGCAGACCGCACAATAAATATTGAACTGCTGCTGCCCACGCTCCAACTTGGCCATCGTGATCGACAACGGATTGGTCTTCAGCCAAGGCGTGTTGTCTACCGTCAGCGAATCGACAGGCGGTTCCGCCGCAGGAGCTTCCTCAGCCGGTTGTTCCTCGGCGGGCTTTTCCTCGGCCATCGGCTTCGCGTCGGCTGGTTTTTCTTCAGCGGGCTTTTCTTCGGCCGGTTTATCGTCGGCAGGCTTTTCTTCCATCGGCTCTTCGTCCGCTGGCTTTTCCTCAGCTGGCTTTTCCTCAGCTGGTTTGTCGTCAGCTGGTTTGTCGTCAGCTGGTTTGTCTTCCGCCGGTTTGTCCTCAGCAGGCTTATCTTCCGCAGGCTTATCGTCCGCCGGTTCTTCCTCAGCCGGTTCTTCTTCGGCGGGCGGTTGTTCAGCGGGTTCGTCTTCGGCCGGAACTTCTTCTACAGCCGGAGTGTCCTCAGCGGGTGCTTCTTCAGCGGGTTCTTCAGCCGGGGGCTGGAAGGCACCGACGAGTCGTTGAGCGCGTTCGGGATCGATGGCGGCCAGGGCTTCCATGTCGATCCCGGTGTTGAAATCGAGACCGTACTCCAACTGGCCGCGAGCCACCGTGCCGGGCACGTCGGGCCGCATCGAGCGACCGTCGGCGAACAGCGTGGTTTTGGTTTGCGCGTCTTTAGCGGGCGAGAAGTCCATGTCGTAGAAGATATGGAAACGCGGGCTACCGCTGCGGGTGACTCGCATCCGCGCGATCACCACGGGGGGCACCAAAGCCAGGATGGCCAGGGTGCATAGCACGTAGAAGAACGGTCGCGGGACCGTCGCCGAGGAGTTATCCTCGACCACCGGATCCACGTGTTGCGAACCACAATCGGAAAGCAGCTTGCGAGCGCCTTCGAGTTCGAAACGCGGATCTTTGGAATCGATGAACAGGAAGAACCGGTCATCGGTGGCGCGGTCGAAGCGGGGGTTGGTGAACAGCGGATTGCTGAACCGTGGCAGGCGGTTGAGCGCCAGCATACCCAGGAACGAGGAGAACGCGGCCAACAGAATCGTCAATTCAAACGATACCGGAATGAACGCCGGCAAACTGATGAAGGGTTTGCCCGAGATGATGTACTGGTAATTAATACCATTCATCCAAACTTCCATAGCCAAACCGGTCAGACAGCCGATCACACCGCCGGTCAGCGAAATCCACGGCAGCTTGGTGGGACGAATCCCCAAAGCTTTATCAATCCCATGAACGGGAAAGGGCGTGAAGGCATCGGTACGCGTGAACCCGGCATCGCGGACGCGGCGGCAGGCGGTCAGCAGACTGTCCACCGAGTCGAACTCGGCGGTCAATCCATGGATCAATTCTTGATCTTCAATTTCAGCCATTATTTCGTCTTTCATTCCGTTTCGTGCTGGGCATGTTCTGTCAGATGCCGCACGTGCATTTCATGAGCAAGCGTGGCTTTGGTTTCCGCCATGTTGATGACCGGCATCAAACGGACGAACAGCAAAAACAGGGTAAAGAACAAACCGAACGAACCGATCAACATTCCCCAGTCAACCCAGGTCGGTGAAAAATATCCCCATGCACTGGGCAAATAGTCTCGTGAAAGGCTACTGACCACGATCACAAAGCGTTCGAACCACATCCCGATATTGACAAAGATCGTGACGATGAAAATCAATACCGGGTCCGTGCGGAAGCGGCGGAACCAGAACAGCTGCGGACTGATCACGTTGCAGCTGATCATGATCCAGTAGGCCCAGTCATACGGCCCAAAGGCACGGTTGATAAAGGCAAACGATTCGTCACTGACTTGACCGTACCAGGCGATGAAGAATTCAGTGCCATAAGCCAAACCGACGATCGAACCGGTCGCCAGAATGATCTTGCACATGTTCTCCAGGTGACGCGTGGTGATCAGGTGCTTCAGGTTCAGCAGCGAACGGGCCGGAATCATCAGCGTCAGCACCATCGCGAAGCCACTGAAAATGGCCCCCGCGACAAAGTACGGCGGGAAGATCGTGGTGTGCCAACCAGGCACTTGGCTGACCGCAAAGTCAAACGACACGATCGTATGCACACTTAAAACCAGCGGAGCGGCCAAAGCGGCCAACAGGGCGTAAGCTTTTTCGTATCGCATCCAGTGCCGCGAGGAGCCGGACCAACCCAGCGCCAGCAGGCCGTAGGCAAATCGTCGATAAGGGTTTTTCGCTCGGTCACGCAGCGTGGCCAGGTCGGGGATCATGCCCATGTACCAGAAGGCTGCAGAAACCGAACCATATGTGCTAACCGCAAACACGTCCCACAACAGCGGGCTGCGGAACTGAGGCCACATCCAGAGGTTCAAGCTTGGATACGGAGCCAACCAATAGGCCAGCCAAGCTCGACCGACGTGGATGCCCGGGAAGGTCCCGGCACAGACCACGGCAAAAATCGTCATCGCCTCGGCCGCGCGGTTGATACTGGTTCGCCATTCCTGACGGAACAAAAACAGAATCGCGCTGATCAACGTTCCGGCGTGTCCAATCCCGACCCAGAACACAAAGTTGACGATCGGCCAACCCCAGAACACCGGCGAACGGTTCCCCCACACGCCGACGCCCGTATAAATCAAATACAGGATCAGGATGCCGAAGAATCCCGCCAAGTGAGCGGAGACCAGAAAACCGGCAACCCATAATTTACTGGGCTTGCGTTCAGCAATCTGACAAACCGACTCGGTGATGGTGTGGAAGGTGGTATCCCCCAGCACCAACGGCGCCCGTTCACCGGGACGCTCGAGCGTGTTGTCTAAGCCTTGGACGGCGGCAATGGACATGGTTTTGATTAATTACGTGAATGGTAAAAAGTAGCTACGCTCGTCAGAGCGTGGATCGGGTGAGCCGCCGAAGCGGCATCAGTGAGCGTCGCCGGCGGGCTCGGCATGCGAGTCATCGTGATCATGGTCATCGTGATCATCATGCTCACCATGTTCTTCGTCGTGGTGACCGTGATGCAGTTTCTTGTGCAGTTCCTGCAGGTCTTCGACCTGTTTGCTGGTCATTAACATCGGATGCGTATTGCGGATCCGCGACATGTAGGTCGTTCGCGGCTTGAGTCGCAACTGGGGCAGCATGCCGTAGGTGCGAACGTCTTCGCGAGCCTGCGAGACTTTGCTGTTCGGGTCGGCGATATTGCCAAACTCGATGGCTCGCGTCGGGCATGCGGTTTGACAAGCCGTTTTGACGTCGCCGTCCTGGATCGTCCGGCCTTCTTTGCGGGCCTCGATCTTGGCGGCTTCCACACGCTGGATGCAGTAGGTGCACTTTTCCATCACCCCACGACCGCGGACGGTGACTTCGGGGTTCAGGACCAACTGTTGCAGTTTGCGATTCGCCGATTCGATCGAGCCGGGAAAGGCGTCGATTCCGTAGCCCACGCCAAGTTCAGAATTGAAGTTGAAGTAGTTGAAGCGACGAACTTTAAAGGGACAGTTGTTGGCACAGTACCGCGTTCCGATACAGCGGTTGTAGGCCATCGCATTGATGCCTTCATTGGTGTGCACCGTGGCAGCGACCGGACAAACCTGTTCGCAGGGAGCCGTTTCGCAGTGCATGCACATCAGCGGTTCGCGTACCGCGTCAGCATTGTCTTCGTCGCCCTGGAAGTAGCGGTCAATCCGCATCCAGTGCATTTCGCGGCTATTGGCGACTTGCTCCTTGCCCACGATAGGCACATTGTTTTCGCTCTGGCAGGCGATCACGCAGGCGTTACAGCCGATGCACTTGCTGAGGTCGACGGACATACCCCACTGCGGAACGAAGTCCAGCGCCACGTCTTGCTGCAGGGCCTCCATGGGCTCTTTGTCCCACAGCTTGGTGTGTTCCAAACTGGGAACATGGGGTGCTTTCGCTTCGGTGAACTCCGGCGTCTTTTCCAGCAGCGCCAGCGTGCCTTCGCGGATCAGCTTGTAACTGCGTTCCTGAGTTTCTTCTTTACCCAGTTCGTCGATTGCCCAGTGATCCTGAGTAGTGGCCAACAGATATTCATCGGACCGTGGGCGAGAGCCCATTTGGTAAGCCACCAGCATCGAATCGCTGGTTCGCAGCGATCGCACGTCGGTACCGACCGAGTCGATGTCCATATCTTCGAAACCGCCGATCGCTCCGGCGCGGGTGCGGCCGTAACCGTAGGCGATCACGGTGCAGCCGTGGGCCATGCCGGGCATCTCGTAGACCGGCACTTCCAAGCGGGTATCGCCGCGTCGCAGCGAAACCATCACGCCGTGTTTAACCTTCAGAGCGCGAGCCGTGCGGGGGCTCATCAAAGCCGCGTTGTCCCAGGTCAGTTTGGTCAACGCTTGCGGCATTTCCTGCAGCCAGCCGTTGTTGGCAAAGCGGCCGTCGTAGACCCCATCAGCGGGCACGAACACGATTTCAATATCGTCTTGTTCGATTTCAACGGTCGCTTGTAGTTCGCCGTCGGGCAGGGGGTCAGTGGAACCGGTAAACTGCACGTCGGCGATATCGACCTTGATGTCTTTGCTGAAGCCGTCGTGCAACAGCGTCCGCCATTGGCGGTTACTGAGGCTGCTGCCGGCGATTGCATCGGCTGTGCTCCGCACGATCGCTTCGGGTGACGTCTCGGGTTTTTCCAGCACCATGGCCAACACTTCCAGCGCCGTCCGACCGCTCAGCAGCGGCAGGATCTGCGGCTGGCAAACGCCGTAATGGCCGTCATCGGAAATCGCATCGCCCCAGCTTTCCAGCTGATGCGCGGCGGGCAGTTGCCAGTTGCACAGGGCCGCCGTTTCGTCGTCGTACAGGCCCCAGTAGATGGTTTCGCGAACGCGGGAAATGGCGCCCGCCAAATCAATGTCCGAGGGAGCGGTAAAGGCGGGGTTATTGCCCAGCACCAGCAACGAATCGATTTGGCCGCCACTGATCCGCTTGACCAGCTCGGCAACTTCGACGGTGTCCAGCGAAGCGTCCACCGGTTCGGGGAACCGCATCACAGAATTCAACGAGCCCAACTTGTTGTTGATGCGAATCCCGGCGGCGACGGCGTCGGCACCCAGGTGTTCGCCCACAACCACCACGGCCTTGTTGCCGGACTGCACCAGGTCCGCCGCAGCGACTTTCAGGAACCGCTCGGCTCGCTGCTGCGCATCGAGCTGGTCGTAGGTGGGGTCGCCCTCGGCGGATTCAACCTTGGTGTTGCCGCTGTCGATGGCTTTTTCCAAAGCGACCAGGAAGCGGCGGGCATCGGACGGACGAAGCGCCAAGCGAGAATCCGCGGTGGCTCCGGTGTTGGTGAAGCCGGCTTCGACCGTATACAGCCGACTCATCTCGCTAGCCATCGGCTCGCGATTGGCCACAAAGTCGCGGCCGTTGTGAATCATGCCGCGGTCTTGACCCAAGATGTCAGCTTCGATGGTCAGGATCGTATCGGCGATCGACAGATCCAGCAGCGGTTGAGCTTGGCGGCCCACGGCGGCTTCGGTGGCTTGACGCATCACGTCGCCGCGAACCGAGTCGAAGCGACAGATCGTGGCTTCGGGCAGCGTGTCTTTCAGTTCCGCCAACATCCGCGCCACCGAGGGCGAGGAAGTCGACTCGACCAGCACGGCGAAGCTGCGGCCCTGACGAGCTTTAATCGTCGGCATCAAGGTTTTGAGGTACGCTGCAAAATCGTCCCACTCGGCCGGACGCATCTTGCCATCGCGCAGCTGCATCACGCTGTCCAGGCGGTCCGGATCATACAGACCCAGGATCGAGGCTTGCGAATACACATCCGTGCCGCCACGGCTGAGCGGATGCTCCGGGTTGCCTTCGATCTTGACCGGCCGACCGTCGACACAGCTGACCAAGAGGTTGTACACCCGCCCGGCCAACTCGAAGTTCGTGGCGCGGCTGTAGGGTTCACCGGGCACGCGACCTTCGGGACGGATCACGAAGGGCGCAATGCTTTCCTCGGGGTAGCGGCAGCCGATGACTCCGCCCAGCGCCAGCGAGGCACCCATCAGCTGAATCCAGCGACGCCGCGAGAGACCTTCGGGATATTCGGATGCGGCAACCGGGAACTCACGCTCAATATATTGGCGAAAGTCTGGGCTTTCCCGCATTTCGTTCAGGCTGCGCCAGTAGCGAGCCTTCGGTGACTCAGTATTCTTTTCGCTCATCGGTGACACACGGCGCAGTTAACTTGCGGATGGATGTGATGTTTTTCTTTTAACTCTTCGCCCGTCGGATCGTCTTCGCTACGTTCCCAGTCCAACTGGGTGACGAATTCCACGGGACGCAGATGGGGCGTCGGATCGCGGTGGCACTCGATGCACCAAGCCATCGACAACTGCTTGGCCTGATAGACCACTTCCATTTGATCAATGCGGCCGTGACAACTCACACAACTAACGCCCGAGTTAACGTGCGCGGCGTGGTTGAAGTACACGAACTCGGGCAGGTTATGGACCCGCTTCCAGTTCATGCTCTGACCGGTTTCCCAACTGTTATGAATCGGCTTCAGCTTGTCGCTTTCCGCTCGCACGGCCGCCAACGCCGTCTGCCCTGATTCGCCCATCGGGCTGTGGCAGTTGATGCAGGTGGCCGTCGGTGGCACCGCGGCATGCGCGGCGTCAAACACCGTGTTGTGACAGTAGCGGCAATCCATCCGCAACTGACCGGCATGCAACGCGTGGCTGAAGGGAACAGGTTGCGTGGGCTGGTAGCCGACATTCAACGTTTCCGGGTCGGTGATCAAACCACCCAGTGTGCCAGCATAAACAACCCCTACCGCAGCGACGCCGCCTAACAACACCAGCAGGCGGTTTACCCAACGTGGGAATAGAAAGCGATCCATAGCAACTGCCCGATTGGGCACCAAATAAAACGAGGGGAACAGGTGCGCGACGCGGCCGTCGACCTTCCTGATGGCCGCAGTATCGCTTCGCGGTCCCATTTTCATCAAGGGCATGTGGGCTATCGCGACATAACGCCGCACAATGCTTGCACACCTTCTGTGCTCAAACCGCACAGGCGGATTTCTTGACGCCAATTGGCCGCTGGTCAGCGACGCAAAACGTAACCTATCAGCCGTAGGCTTCGCAAGTCAGCCGAGGCTAAGTATTCGTAGCGACCGTGGCGGTGGCGGATGGGGCGCCCAAGCCCGGCCCATAGCTGTGCGCCAGGGCTCCGATCACGCTGGCTTGGTCGCCACAGATCGAGAATGCAAAGCCTTCCAGATTCCGAAATCCGTCTAAAGCGTGTTCCAGGTATGCGGCCTGGGCAATTTGCAGGTACCGCCGACGGGTGTCGGTGGCCAGGTCACACACGCCGCCACCGATGACCAGCAGGTCGAAGTCGCCCAGGTAATTGATCTGCAGCAGCGCGATTCCGGTCGCCCGGGCTTGGTCGTCAAACAATTCGCTGGCCAGCGGGTCGCCCTGTGCCGCCAGTTCGCGCAGTTGCTTGGCGCGGTCTTTGAACGTGCCCGGGGCGCTGCGGAGCGGATGGTCGGACCATTCGGGCAGCGATAGGCGGTGTTCTAGTTGATGTGTAAGGGCGGTCAGCGAGACGGCTGATTCGACGGTCGAAACCGCGTTGCCGACGCGGAACTCGCGATCAGGAGCGTAGCGGAAAGCATCGTAGGGCAGGAACATGTGTCCGGCGTGACCGGCACGACCTTCTCGTCCAATGGCAACCCGGCCGTTTTGCACCTCGCCGCCGCCCAGTCCCGTACCCACGGCGATAAGGAACAGCGAGTCCAGCGTTTGGGGATCGAAGTGCGGCCGGGTATCGGCGTGCGGGTTCGACCAGATCTCCGGCCACTGCAGCAGCCGTTTGCGGATCGCGTATTCGCCAAACGCGG from Roseimaritima ulvae includes these protein-coding regions:
- a CDS encoding cytochrome c oxidase subunit II, with product MAMLDGLSLLADAASTGMWFPDQSSTYAAESDSTYGMILWISLAFFIPLAFLMFWFPYKYHGGKSGKATSRVTHHNVLEITWTVVPCIFLVIMFVRGSWGFLDMATPPEGARQVDLKAFKWGFSMDYGNGAIHPELHVVVNQPTKMVMRSSDVLHAFYVPAFRIKRDIVPGRYNVAWFEATQATPKVSDEELQAALDAHEESGAESWDYDRHQITEDGYRFYDLFCAEYCGRDHSAMQTYVVVHETEEDLNAWIKKISSRGDTPPAQYGEKLYRLRNCVGCHSTEAGKVLVGPSFANLYGYEREMTSGEKVLGDEQYIRESILDPKAKVVLGFNPQMPSFKGQLSDDDIASLIAFMKTLSDRGQTASDVAAESDTTTNSSTDQADAAADAAATPAAN
- a CDS encoding SCO family protein, which gives rise to MAASMLLCLTAPAAAQPTDNVQLNDGVPAQAEGVTVDQHLGTTLPLELEVVDASGKTVPLQTYFDGRRPVIVTLNYSDCPMLCSVQLNALTRSLNDVDLKMGDDFQLLTVSIDPDEATERIRETKQLYTDQVNKQPQAAEAWHFATASQSTITKLTDTLGFRYRYDKQTKQYNHPAMLAFVSPEGVISSYSLRVDFPPEDLKRSLVAAGEGTIGSPVDVIVMWCFSYDPNRGRYVATAWKLMRLGGALTIGVILLALTPYWIGKRRQSPQLAEPITDDPHTHEATTAFERKADE
- a CDS encoding quinol:electron acceptor oxidoreductase subunit ActD → MKDEIMAEIEDQELIHGLTAEFDSVDSLLTACRRVRDAGFTRTDAFTPFPVHGIDKALGIRPTKLPWISLTGGVIGCLTGLAMEVWMNGINYQYIISGKPFISLPAFIPVSFELTILLAAFSSFLGMLALNRLPRFSNPLFTNPRFDRATDDRFFLFIDSKDPRFELEGARKLLSDCGSQHVDPVVEDNSSATVPRPFFYVLCTLAILALVPPVVIARMRVTRSGSPRFHIFYDMDFSPAKDAQTKTTLFADGRSMRPDVPGTVARGQLEYGLDFNTGIDMEALAAIDPERAQRLVGAFQPPAEEPAEEAPAEDTPAVEEVPAEDEPAEQPPAEEEPAEEEPADDKPAEDKPAEDKPAEDKPADDKPADDKPAEEKPAEEKPADEEPMEEKPADDKPAEEKPAEEKPADAKPMAEEKPAEEQPAEEAPAAEPPVDSLTVDNTPWLKTNPLSITMAKLERGQQQFNIYCAVCHGRDGSGSGLVAQRAQKILSPTWVPPTKLYNVDLGPEQYPDGKLFNTITHGIRKMPGYGAQIKAEDRWAIVAYLRALQASRNADALVDLVPEGQRSELKSMQEAVKQRLEEEAQKAAEAANKSAEDAPKTALQNS
- the nrfD gene encoding NrfD/PsrC family molybdoenzyme membrane anchor subunit yields the protein MSIAAVQGLDNTLERPGERAPLVLGDTTFHTITESVCQIAERKPSKLWVAGFLVSAHLAGFFGILILYLIYTGVGVWGNRSPVFWGWPIVNFVFWVGIGHAGTLISAILFLFRQEWRTSINRAAEAMTIFAVVCAGTFPGIHVGRAWLAYWLAPYPSLNLWMWPQFRSPLLWDVFAVSTYGSVSAAFWYMGMIPDLATLRDRAKNPYRRFAYGLLALGWSGSSRHWMRYEKAYALLAALAAPLVLSVHTIVSFDFAVSQVPGWHTTIFPPYFVAGAIFSGFAMVLTLMIPARSLLNLKHLITTRHLENMCKIILATGSIVGLAYGTEFFIAWYGQVSDESFAFINRAFGPYDWAYWIMISCNVISPQLFWFRRFRTDPVLIFIVTIFVNIGMWFERFVIVVSSLSRDYLPSAWGYFSPTWVDWGMLIGSFGLFFTLFLLFVRLMPVINMAETKATLAHEMHVRHLTEHAQHETE
- a CDS encoding TAT-variant-translocated molybdopterin oxidoreductase, whose product is MSEKNTESPKARYWRSLNEMRESPDFRQYIEREFPVAASEYPEGLSRRRWIQLMGASLALGGVIGCRYPEESIAPFVIRPEGRVPGEPYSRATNFELAGRVYNLLVSCVDGRPVKIEGNPEHPLSRGGTDVYSQASILGLYDPDRLDSVMQLRDGKMRPAEWDDFAAYLKTLMPTIKARQGRSFAVLVESTSSPSVARMLAELKDTLPEATICRFDSVRGDVMRQATEAAVGRQAQPLLDLSIADTILTIEADILGQDRGMIHNGRDFVANREPMASEMSRLYTVEAGFTNTGATADSRLALRPSDARRFLVALEKAIDSGNTKVESAEGDPTYDQLDAQQRAERFLKVAAADLVQSGNKAVVVVGEHLGADAVAAGIRINNKLGSLNSVMRFPEPVDASLDTVEVAELVKRISGGQIDSLLVLGNNPAFTAPSDIDLAGAISRVRETIYWGLYDDETAALCNWQLPAAHQLESWGDAISDDGHYGVCQPQILPLLSGRTALEVLAMVLEKPETSPEAIVRSTADAIAGSSLSNRQWRTLLHDGFSKDIKVDIADVQFTGSTDPLPDGELQATVEIEQDDIEIVFVPADGVYDGRFANNGWLQEMPQALTKLTWDNAALMSPRTARALKVKHGVMVSLRRGDTRLEVPVYEMPGMAHGCTVIAYGYGRTRAGAIGGFEDMDIDSVGTDVRSLRTSDSMLVAYQMGSRPRSDEYLLATTQDHWAIDELGKEETQERSYKLIREGTLALLEKTPEFTEAKAPHVPSLEHTKLWDKEPMEALQQDVALDFVPQWGMSVDLSKCIGCNACVIACQSENNVPIVGKEQVANSREMHWMRIDRYFQGDEDNADAVREPLMCMHCETAPCEQVCPVAATVHTNEGINAMAYNRCIGTRYCANNCPFKVRRFNYFNFNSELGVGYGIDAFPGSIESANRKLQQLVLNPEVTVRGRGVMEKCTYCIQRVEAAKIEARKEGRTIQDGDVKTACQTACPTRAIEFGNIADPNSKVSQAREDVRTYGMLPQLRLKPRTTYMSRIRNTHPMLMTSKQVEDLQELHKKLHHGHHDEEHGEHDDHDDHDHDDSHAEPAGDAH
- a CDS encoding cytochrome c3 family protein — its product is MPLMKMGPRSDTAAIRKVDGRVAHLFPSFYLVPNRAVAMDRFLFPRWVNRLLVLLGGVAAVGVVYAGTLGGLITDPETLNVGYQPTQPVPFSHALHAGQLRMDCRYCHNTVFDAAHAAVPPTATCINCHSPMGESGQTALAAVRAESDKLKPIHNSWETGQSMNWKRVHNLPEFVYFNHAAHVNSGVSCVSCHGRIDQMEVVYQAKQLSMAWCIECHRDPTPHLRPVEFVTQLDWERSEDDPTGEELKEKHHIHPQVNCAVCHR
- a CDS encoding ROK family protein, whose protein sequence is MHYFIGVDVGGTTSTIAVGSEQRDVLYVSDQFETRSAAGPAATVQDIVDQILNFLQHQGHDLRDVASVALATPGPATRDGVLLKTPNLDPRLWNRCPIRKMLETALGQNLRNRASPPDSDAPSGPIAVRYIGDGQAAAFGEYAIRKRLLQWPEIWSNPHADTRPHFDPQTLDSLFLIAVGTGLGGGEVQNGRVAIGREGRAGHAGHMFLPYDAFRYAPDREFRVGNAVSTVESAVSLTALTHQLEHRLSLPEWSDHPLRSAPGTFKDRAKQLRELAAQGDPLASELFDDQARATGIALLQINYLGDFDLLVIGGGVCDLATDTRRRYLQIAQAAYLEHALDGFRNLEGFAFSICGDQASVIGALAHSYGPGLGAPSATATVATNT